In Numida meleagris isolate 19003 breed g44 Domestic line unplaced genomic scaffold, NumMel1.0 unplaced_Scaffold406, whole genome shotgun sequence, one DNA window encodes the following:
- the LOC110391574 gene encoding C-type lectin domain family 2 member B-like has protein sequence MDADKALFCFSRHVIISVTFCVSFLLPARSTRTGRADLSSTIQRFHTMTTGDQQPNSPQHEAALFCPGGENQRSKWGCKWNVVGRKSCHVLCVGLCAVPWILVLVLVAVIVLQRPSCSPCPQFSHVCPNAWVGFQGKCYYFSNNESDWNSSREHCQRLGASLATIDTANCWIGLHREEGDERWTWADGSAFTNWFQVRGGGQCAYLNGDRITSGLCHVQKYWVCSRADSYILWRNGTYPQ, from the exons ATGGATGCTGATAAGGCACTATTTTGCTTTTCACGCCATGTAATAATTTCAGTCACATTCTGcgtttcctttctccttcccgCCCGCTCTACCAGAACAGGACGGGCAGATCTCAGCTCCACGATCCAACGCTTTCACACTATGACGACAGGAGACCAACAACCAAATTCCCCACAGCACGAAGCAGCGCTGTTCTGCCCAGGAGGAGAAAACCAACGATCCAAATGGG GCTGTAAATGGAACGTGGTTGGAAGGAAAAGCTGCCACGTGCTCTGCGTGGGTTTGTGTGCAGTGCCATGGATCCTTGtcctggtgctggtggctgtgatAG TGCTCCAGCGTCCGTCGTGCTCACCTTGCCCACAGTTCTCCCACGTGTGCCCCAACGCCTGGGTCGGTTTCCAAGGGAAATGCTATTATTTTTCGAACAACGAGAGTgactggaacagcagcagggagcactgcCAGCGCCTCGGAGCTTCCCTGGCCACCATAGACACC GCAAACTGTTGGAttgggctgcacagggaagaaGGGGACGAGCGCTGGACATGGGCCGATGGCAGCGCCTTCACCAACTG GTTCCAGGTGCGAGGTGGAGGCCAATGTGCGTACCTGAACGGGGACAGGATCACCTCAGGTCTCTGCCACGTACAAAAATACTGGGTCTGCAGCAGAGCCGACAGCTACATCCTCTGGAGGAATGGGACATATCCACAGTGA
- the LOC110391571 gene encoding uncharacterized protein LOC110391571 isoform X1 yields MLPERRSALCVSFRAALTLPASLVAVDPRELLAHRSAPPAPLCPQPDPSLPLSPHTTGTAPHLHAAVAERERLSPSVHRDVTIQPGDEEVRAPQGCKWNVGRRKTTLLLFVSGVLVGVIVTLVPVIVLQRPSCSPRPQFSHVCPNAWVGFQGKCHYFSDTESDWNSSREHCQRLGASLATIDTVEERVRAGREPQCHHGGGKPTLVGPHQLLPLPPILPMPKPRGDAFVESSRLRRDSVPSSSPPSLHPPGAVLSRAAPGGGLCPHHYALIKLQCFTARWDLRCRGQGCSNWLQ; encoded by the exons ATGCTTCCTGAAAGGCGGAGCGCTTTGTGCGTGTCATTCCGAGCTGCTTTGACTTTGCCGGCATCCCTGGTTGCAGTCGATCCGCGCGAGCTCCTCGCTCACAGGAGCGCTCCGCCGGCACCGCTGTGCCCTCAGCCCGACCCTTCCCTGCCCCTCTCCCCGCACACGACGGGCACAGCCCCGCACCTCCACGCTGCCGTGGCAGAAAGAGAGCGACTGAGCCCTTCCGTGCACCGAGACGTGACGATCCAGCCGGGGGATGAAGAAGTCCGAGCGCCACAGG GCTGCAAATGGAATGTGGGCAGAAGGAAAACCACCCTATTGCTCTTTGTGAGTGGAGTGCTGGTGGGCGTCATCGTCACGCTGGTGCCTGTGATAG TGCTCCAGCGTCCGTCGTGCTCACCTCGCCCACAGTTCTCCCACGTGTGCCCCAACGCCTGGGTCGGTTTCCAAGGGAAATGCCATTATTTTTCGGACACAGAGAGTgactggaacagcagcagggagcactgcCAGCGCCTCGGAGCTTCCCTGGCCACCATAGACACTGTGGAGGAGAGGGTGAGAGCGGGGCGTgagccccagtgccaccacGGGGGTGGGAAACCCACACTGGTGGGGCCGCACCAACTGCTCCCGCTGCCCCCAATTCTCCCCATGCCAAAGCCACGAGGAGATGCCTTTgtggaaagcagcaggctgcGCAGGGACAGTGTCCCGTCCTCATCTCCCCCCTCCCTGCACCCACCCGGCGCTGTCCTGAGCCGCGCAGCTCCAGGGGGAGGTCTTTGTCCACACCATTATGCATTGATCAAACTGCAGTGCTTTACAGCAAGGTGGGACCTGAGATGTAGGGGGCAAGGGTGCTCCAACTGGCTCCAATAA
- the LOC110391571 gene encoding uncharacterized protein LOC110391571 isoform X4, which yields MDAARADLSSTIQHFHTVATGEQQSDMPRQEAMLCFQGEESQRENQWGCKWNVGRRKTTLLLFVSGVLVGVIVTLVPVIVLQRPSCSPRPQFSHVCPNAWVGFQGKCHYFSDTESDWNSSREHCQRLGASLATIDTVEERVRAGREPQCHHGGGKPTLVGPHQLLPLPPILPMPKPRGDAFVESSRLRRDSVPSSSPPSLHPPGAVLSRAAPGGGLCPHHYALIKLQCFTARWDLRCRGQGCSNWLQ from the exons ATGGATGCTG CACGGGCAGATCTCAGCTCCACGATCCAACACTTCCACACTGTGGCAACTGGAGAGCAACAATCAGATATGCCACGGCAGGAAGCAATGCTGTGTTTCCAAGGAGAAGAAAGCCAACGAGAAAACCAATGGG GCTGCAAATGGAATGTGGGCAGAAGGAAAACCACCCTATTGCTCTTTGTGAGTGGAGTGCTGGTGGGCGTCATCGTCACGCTGGTGCCTGTGATAG TGCTCCAGCGTCCGTCGTGCTCACCTCGCCCACAGTTCTCCCACGTGTGCCCCAACGCCTGGGTCGGTTTCCAAGGGAAATGCCATTATTTTTCGGACACAGAGAGTgactggaacagcagcagggagcactgcCAGCGCCTCGGAGCTTCCCTGGCCACCATAGACACTGTGGAGGAGAGGGTGAGAGCGGGGCGTgagccccagtgccaccacGGGGGTGGGAAACCCACACTGGTGGGGCCGCACCAACTGCTCCCGCTGCCCCCAATTCTCCCCATGCCAAAGCCACGAGGAGATGCCTTTgtggaaagcagcaggctgcGCAGGGACAGTGTCCCGTCCTCATCTCCCCCCTCCCTGCACCCACCCGGCGCTGTCCTGAGCCGCGCAGCTCCAGGGGGAGGTCTTTGTCCACACCATTATGCATTGATCAAACTGCAGTGCTTTACAGCAAGGTGGGACCTGAGATGTAGGGGGCAAGGGTGCTCCAACTGGCTCCAATAA
- the LOC110391571 gene encoding uncharacterized protein LOC110391571 isoform X3, which yields MFNAPLSLPAPLSLLPTLPSLRTARADLSSTIQHFHTVATGEQQSDMPRQEAMLCFQGEESQRENQWGCKWNVGRRKTTLLLFVSGVLVGVIVTLVPVIVLQRPSCSPRPQFSHVCPNAWVGFQGKCHYFSDTESDWNSSREHCQRLGASLATIDTVEERVRAGREPQCHHGGGKPTLVGPHQLLPLPPILPMPKPRGDAFVESSRLRRDSVPSSSPPSLHPPGAVLSRAAPGGGLCPHHYALIKLQCFTARWDLRCRGQGCSNWLQ from the exons ATGTTCAAcgctcctctctcccttcccgctcctctttccctcctgcCCACTCTCCCATCTCTCAGAACAGCACGGGCAGATCTCAGCTCCACGATCCAACACTTCCACACTGTGGCAACTGGAGAGCAACAATCAGATATGCCACGGCAGGAAGCAATGCTGTGTTTCCAAGGAGAAGAAAGCCAACGAGAAAACCAATGGG GCTGCAAATGGAATGTGGGCAGAAGGAAAACCACCCTATTGCTCTTTGTGAGTGGAGTGCTGGTGGGCGTCATCGTCACGCTGGTGCCTGTGATAG TGCTCCAGCGTCCGTCGTGCTCACCTCGCCCACAGTTCTCCCACGTGTGCCCCAACGCCTGGGTCGGTTTCCAAGGGAAATGCCATTATTTTTCGGACACAGAGAGTgactggaacagcagcagggagcactgcCAGCGCCTCGGAGCTTCCCTGGCCACCATAGACACTGTGGAGGAGAGGGTGAGAGCGGGGCGTgagccccagtgccaccacGGGGGTGGGAAACCCACACTGGTGGGGCCGCACCAACTGCTCCCGCTGCCCCCAATTCTCCCCATGCCAAAGCCACGAGGAGATGCCTTTgtggaaagcagcaggctgcGCAGGGACAGTGTCCCGTCCTCATCTCCCCCCTCCCTGCACCCACCCGGCGCTGTCCTGAGCCGCGCAGCTCCAGGGGGAGGTCTTTGTCCACACCATTATGCATTGATCAAACTGCAGTGCTTTACAGCAAGGTGGGACCTGAGATGTAGGGGGCAAGGGTGCTCCAACTGGCTCCAATAA
- the LOC110391571 gene encoding uncharacterized protein LOC110391571 isoform X5, whose product MPRQEAMLCFQGEESQRENQWGCKWNVGRRKTTLLLFVSGVLVGVIVTLVPVIVLQRPSCSPRPQFSHVCPNAWVGFQGKCHYFSDTESDWNSSREHCQRLGASLATIDTVEERVRAGREPQCHHGGGKPTLVGPHQLLPLPPILPMPKPRGDAFVESSRLRRDSVPSSSPPSLHPPGAVLSRAAPGGGLCPHHYALIKLQCFTARWDLRCRGQGCSNWLQ is encoded by the exons ATGCCACGGCAGGAAGCAATGCTGTGTTTCCAAGGAGAAGAAAGCCAACGAGAAAACCAATGGG GCTGCAAATGGAATGTGGGCAGAAGGAAAACCACCCTATTGCTCTTTGTGAGTGGAGTGCTGGTGGGCGTCATCGTCACGCTGGTGCCTGTGATAG TGCTCCAGCGTCCGTCGTGCTCACCTCGCCCACAGTTCTCCCACGTGTGCCCCAACGCCTGGGTCGGTTTCCAAGGGAAATGCCATTATTTTTCGGACACAGAGAGTgactggaacagcagcagggagcactgcCAGCGCCTCGGAGCTTCCCTGGCCACCATAGACACTGTGGAGGAGAGGGTGAGAGCGGGGCGTgagccccagtgccaccacGGGGGTGGGAAACCCACACTGGTGGGGCCGCACCAACTGCTCCCGCTGCCCCCAATTCTCCCCATGCCAAAGCCACGAGGAGATGCCTTTgtggaaagcagcaggctgcGCAGGGACAGTGTCCCGTCCTCATCTCCCCCCTCCCTGCACCCACCCGGCGCTGTCCTGAGCCGCGCAGCTCCAGGGGGAGGTCTTTGTCCACACCATTATGCATTGATCAAACTGCAGTGCTTTACAGCAAGGTGGGACCTGAGATGTAGGGGGCAAGGGTGCTCCAACTGGCTCCAATAA